The following coding sequences lie in one Pseudomonas sp. B33.4 genomic window:
- a CDS encoding methyl-accepting chemotaxis protein, translating to MSIRNLRIGLRASLSFAVLASLLVVVGLFGLGQMKTLRESATVIEESWMPSIESIHDAAANIASIRLESLRLITSTQPAVRDRSKGIIKAQREELLKRLTDHKTLLASEEERVMLDGLNANTAKYMSILEQIIGQIDAGQSEQAYTRLNNELAPQGTVLDKALEQMISFNQQGADAAADAAAAMYQRALWIVAIIIVVALIATLLLAWQLTRSITTPINQALDVARRIAAGNLSGEIISSGKDEASQLLDALAEMQGNLRSTIRGISESAQQLASAAEEMSSVMEQSTRGLQQQNDQIEQAATAVTEMSTAVDEVAANAVSSAEASAASNEDSKHGHVQVSETISSIQQLVDAVLGASEQAEGLATQAQDISKVLEVIRGIAGQTNLLALNAAIEAARAGEAGRGFAVVADEVRSLAQRTQNSTEEIELMISSIQQGTGSTVGALQSSAEQAGQTLRRANSAGQALEKITASISQINQRNLVIASAAEQQALVAREVDQNLVTIRDLSAQTAAGATQTSAASQELSRLAVDLNGLVTRFVI from the coding sequence ATGTCTATCCGGAATCTGCGCATAGGTTTGCGCGCCAGTTTGAGCTTTGCCGTTTTGGCCAGTCTGCTGGTGGTGGTCGGCCTGTTCGGGCTGGGCCAGATGAAAACCCTGCGCGAAAGTGCCACGGTGATTGAAGAATCCTGGATGCCGAGCATCGAGAGCATCCATGACGCGGCGGCGAACATCGCCAGCATCCGTCTCGAATCGTTGCGCTTGATCACCAGCACCCAGCCTGCCGTGCGCGACAGAAGCAAAGGCATCATCAAGGCGCAGCGCGAGGAATTGCTCAAGCGCCTTACCGATCACAAAACCCTGCTCGCCAGCGAGGAAGAACGGGTGATGCTCGACGGTTTGAATGCCAACACCGCCAAGTACATGAGCATCCTCGAACAAATCATCGGCCAGATCGACGCCGGACAGAGTGAACAGGCCTACACGCGTCTTAACAATGAATTGGCACCACAGGGAACGGTACTCGACAAGGCACTCGAGCAGATGATCTCGTTCAATCAGCAGGGCGCCGATGCCGCTGCTGATGCCGCCGCCGCGATGTACCAACGGGCATTGTGGATCGTCGCAATCATCATCGTGGTCGCCCTGATTGCCACGCTGCTGTTGGCCTGGCAACTGACACGCAGCATCACCACGCCGATCAATCAGGCACTGGATGTGGCGCGGCGCATTGCGGCCGGCAATCTCAGTGGCGAAATCATCAGTAGCGGCAAAGATGAGGCGTCGCAGCTGCTCGACGCCTTGGCCGAGATGCAGGGCAATCTGCGCTCGACCATCCGCGGTATCAGCGAATCGGCGCAGCAACTGGCCTCCGCTGCCGAGGAAATGAGTTCGGTGATGGAGCAAAGTACTCGCGGACTGCAGCAGCAGAATGATCAGATCGAACAAGCCGCCACGGCAGTCACCGAGATGAGCACAGCGGTGGATGAAGTCGCCGCCAACGCCGTGTCCAGCGCCGAGGCGTCCGCCGCCTCCAATGAAGACAGCAAGCACGGCCATGTACAGGTCAGCGAAACCATCAGCTCGATTCAACAACTGGTCGATGCGGTACTCGGCGCATCGGAGCAAGCCGAGGGCCTGGCCACTCAGGCGCAGGACATCAGCAAAGTGCTGGAGGTGATTCGCGGAATTGCCGGGCAGACCAATCTGCTGGCGCTCAATGCGGCGATCGAAGCGGCTCGGGCCGGTGAAGCCGGGCGCGGCTTTGCCGTGGTCGCCGATGAAGTGCGTTCGCTGGCCCAACGCACGCAGAACTCCACCGAAGAAATCGAGCTGATGATCAGCAGCATCCAGCAAGGTACGGGGTCGACCGTGGGTGCGTTGCAGAGCAGTGCTGAGCAGGCGGGTCAGACGTTGCGCCGCGCCAACAGCGCCGGTCAGGCACTGGAAAAAATCACCGCGTCGATCTCGCAGATCAACCAACGCAACCTGGTGATCGCCAGTGCGGCCGAGCAGCAGGCATTGGTGGCGCGTGAGGTCGATCAGAATCTGGTGACCATCCGCGACCTCTCGGCCCAGACCGCCGCTGGCGCCACTCAGACTTCGGCGGCGAGCCAGGAACTGTCGCGTCTGGCCGTCGATCTCAACGGCCTGGTGACACGCTTTGTGATCTGA
- the aceK gene encoding bifunctional isocitrate dehydrogenase kinase/phosphatase — protein sequence MPQQWPATDIARMILDGFDDYREHFRRITDGARERFEQARWQETQTASAARINLYEEKVGETIARLREYFDDDTLMNVSCWPLVKSAYISVIDLRFDDELSETWYNSIFCGLFSHDLISDGCMFIHTTRPSLRRARAAQTRTYKPQGQLSGMLASIFADYRFSEDYADLPGDLLRLEAQLRENLPDWVCKDPELSVELFSSVLYRNKGAYLVGRIYTRDEQWPLVIPLLHREGRGIQIDALITDEADVSIIFSFTRSYFMVDVPVPAEFIGFLRRILPGKHIAELYTSIGFYKHGKSEFYRALINHLANTDDQFIMAPGVRGMVMSVFTLPGFNTVFKIIKDRFSPSKNVDRATVIEKYRLVKSVDRVGRMADTQEFADFRFPLSKFDPACLEELLEVAPSTVSVEGETVLIRHCWTERRMTPLNLYLENANDAQVREALEDYGLAIKQLAAANIFPGDMLLKNFGVTRHGRVVFYDYDEICFLTEANFRHIPAPRTPEDEMASEPWYSIGPLDVFPEEFPPFLFADSGQRKLFDQLHGELYNADYWKSLQEAIRAGKVIDVFPYRRRGLDNE from the coding sequence ATGCCGCAGCAATGGCCAGCCACCGACATCGCCCGGATGATCCTCGATGGCTTTGACGATTACCGCGAGCATTTCCGGCGTATCACCGACGGCGCCCGGGAACGCTTCGAACAGGCCCGCTGGCAGGAGACGCAAACGGCGTCGGCAGCGCGGATCAATCTCTACGAAGAAAAGGTCGGCGAAACCATCGCCCGCCTGCGCGAGTATTTCGACGACGACACGCTGATGAATGTCAGCTGCTGGCCGCTGGTGAAAAGCGCCTACATTAGCGTTATCGACCTGCGCTTCGACGATGAGCTGTCCGAGACCTGGTACAACTCGATTTTCTGCGGGCTGTTCAGCCATGACCTGATCAGCGACGGCTGCATGTTCATCCACACCACGCGCCCGAGCCTGCGCCGTGCCCGCGCCGCGCAAACCCGTACGTATAAACCGCAAGGGCAGTTGTCGGGGATGCTCGCGAGCATTTTTGCCGACTATCGTTTCAGCGAGGATTACGCCGATCTGCCCGGCGATTTGCTTCGCCTCGAAGCACAATTGCGCGAGAACCTGCCGGACTGGGTGTGCAAAGACCCGGAACTGAGTGTCGAGCTGTTTTCCTCGGTGCTGTACCGCAACAAGGGCGCGTACCTGGTCGGGCGCATTTACACCCGCGACGAACAATGGCCACTGGTGATTCCATTGCTGCACCGCGAAGGGCGCGGGATTCAGATCGATGCGTTGATCACCGACGAAGCCGATGTGTCGATCATCTTCTCGTTCACCCGCTCGTACTTCATGGTCGACGTGCCGGTGCCAGCGGAGTTCATCGGTTTCCTGCGGCGCATCTTGCCGGGCAAGCACATTGCCGAGCTCTACACCTCGATCGGTTTCTACAAGCACGGTAAATCCGAGTTCTACCGAGCACTGATCAATCATCTGGCCAACACTGATGACCAGTTCATCATGGCGCCGGGCGTGCGCGGCATGGTCATGAGCGTGTTTACCCTGCCGGGTTTCAACACCGTGTTCAAAATCATCAAGGACCGTTTTTCACCGTCGAAAAACGTCGACCGCGCCACGGTGATCGAAAAATACCGGCTGGTGAAAAGCGTCGACCGGGTAGGGCGCATGGCCGATACCCAGGAGTTTGCCGACTTCCGTTTTCCGCTGAGCAAGTTTGATCCGGCGTGTCTGGAAGAGCTGCTGGAAGTCGCGCCGTCCACGGTATCGGTGGAAGGCGAGACGGTGCTGATCCGTCACTGCTGGACCGAGCGGCGGATGACCCCGCTCAATCTCTATCTGGAAAATGCCAACGATGCGCAGGTGCGCGAGGCGCTGGAGGACTACGGTCTGGCGATCAAGCAATTGGCGGCGGCGAACATCTTTCCCGGCGACATGCTGTTGAAAAACTTTGGCGTCACCCGGCATGGGCGGGTGGTGTTTTATGACTATGACGAAATTTGCTTCCTGACCGAAGCCAACTTCCGCCATATCCCCGCGCCGCGTACGCCGGAGGACGAAATGGCCTCCGAGCCGTGGTATTCGATCGGGCCGCTGGATGTCTTTCCCGAGGAGTTTCCGCCGTTTCTGTTTGCCGATTCCGGGCAGCGCAAGCTGTTCGATCAGTTGCATGGCGAGTTGTATAACGCCGATTACTGGAAGAGCCTGCAGGAGGCGATTCGGGCGGGGAAGGTTATTGATGTCTTTCCGTATCGGCGCAGAGGCTTGGATAACGAGTAA
- the hrpA gene encoding ATP-dependent RNA helicase HrpA, producing MTDESPSIDKLLKNLDHAMLADRHRLRRQLLELRKKPDEAKLAQWVTRMQASCDQVLARKASLPVIRYDDSLPIAAKRDEIKKALEQHQVLIIAGETGSGKTTQLPKICLEIGRGQHGLIGHTQPRRIAARSVASRVAEELGTPLGSLVGYQVRFEDQSDSNTLIKLMTDGILLAETQNDRYLERYDTIIVDEAHERSLNIDFLLGYLKTLLPRRPDLKVIITSATIDLERFSKHFDDAPIVEVSGRTFPVDTWYRPLTLEQDEEGNRVEDDLTVDQAILATLDEIAAYERSERRSPGDVLVFLPGEREIRDAADMLRKAQIKHTEILPLYARLSPAEQQRIFQSHPGRRVVLATNVAETSLTVPGIRYVIDSGTARISRYSYRAKVQRLPIEAISQASANQRKGRCGRVEPGICIRLYSEEDFNGRPEFTDPEILRTNLAAVILQMLHLRLGEITAFPFIEPPDGKAISDGFNLLQELSAVDRNSQLTPLGRQLARLPVDPRMGRMLLEAAKLGSLQEVLIVASAMSIQDPRERPPERQQAADQAHAQWKDIDSDFAGLVNLWRGFEEQRQALTASPLRNWCRKNFLNYLRLREWRDSHRQLSLICRDMQLSLNKEPADYPKLHKAVLVGLLSQIGQKTEDGDYLGARQRRFWIHPSSGIGKKRPQWLMTAELVETTKLYARMVAKIDADWIEPLAGHLIKKNHFEPHWEKKRGQVVAFEQITLFGLIVVGRRPVHYGPVDPVVSRELFIREGLVRGEIQSRAKCLTANQQLLEQLDELEAKARRRDILADEETLYAFYDARLPAEIHQTATFDSWYRINSQKDPQLLIMREEDVLAREASEVTARDYPDTLHIGDLELALTFHFEPNHPRDGVTLRVPAPLLPMLPPERLEWLVPGLIEAKCIALVRNLPKALRKNFVPVPDFIKAALQRMTFAEGSLPQALGRELLRMTGARVSDEAWAEAEQGVEGHLRMNLEIVDGQGKFLGEGRDLAELTARFAEASQAALAVPQTAKSQQPVEAKVFAPVAEKTQQKIAGLSMTVYPALVEEGGTVKEGRFSTPAEAEFQHRRALQRLLMQQLAEPAKFLRSKLPGQTELGLLYRELGRVDALVEDILLASLDSCILEGEDPLPRDGAGLAALAERKRGSWTEHAERVARLTLEILKVWHGLQKRFKGKIDLAQAVALNDIKQQINNLVYPGFVRETPMQWLKELPRYLKAVEQRFEKLGAQVQKDRVWSGELAGFWAQYQTRAAKHAQEGKRDPQLELYRWWLEEYRVSLFAQQLGTKVPISDKRLSKQWSQVEP from the coding sequence ATGACCGACGAATCGCCCTCCATCGACAAACTGCTGAAAAACCTCGATCACGCCATGCTCGCCGACCGTCACCGGCTGCGGCGGCAGTTGCTTGAGCTGCGCAAGAAACCCGACGAGGCCAAGCTGGCCCAGTGGGTGACGCGCATGCAGGCGTCCTGTGATCAGGTGCTGGCGCGCAAGGCGAGCCTGCCGGTGATTCGTTACGACGACAGTTTGCCGATTGCGGCCAAGCGCGACGAAATCAAGAAGGCGCTGGAGCAGCATCAGGTGCTGATCATCGCCGGCGAAACCGGCTCGGGCAAAACCACCCAGTTGCCGAAGATCTGTCTGGAAATCGGTCGCGGTCAGCATGGCTTGATCGGCCACACCCAGCCACGCCGAATCGCTGCACGCAGCGTTGCCAGCCGCGTTGCTGAAGAGCTCGGCACGCCGCTCGGATCGCTGGTCGGCTATCAGGTGCGTTTCGAAGATCAAAGCGATTCCAACACCCTGATCAAACTGATGACCGACGGCATCCTGCTCGCGGAAACCCAGAATGACCGCTACCTCGAACGCTACGACACGATCATCGTCGACGAAGCCCACGAACGCAGTCTCAATATCGACTTCCTGCTCGGTTACCTGAAAACCCTGCTGCCGCGTCGCCCGGATCTGAAAGTCATCATCACTTCGGCGACCATTGATCTGGAGCGCTTTTCCAAGCACTTCGACGATGCGCCGATCGTTGAGGTGTCGGGCCGTACTTTCCCGGTGGACACCTGGTATCGCCCGCTGACGCTGGAGCAGGACGAAGAGGGCAACCGCGTCGAGGATGACCTGACGGTGGATCAGGCGATCCTCGCGACCCTCGACGAAATCGCCGCTTACGAGCGCAGCGAACGGCGCAGCCCCGGTGATGTGCTGGTGTTCTTGCCGGGCGAGCGCGAGATTCGCGACGCCGCCGACATGCTGCGCAAGGCCCAGATCAAACACACTGAAATCCTGCCGTTGTACGCGCGCCTGTCGCCGGCCGAGCAGCAGCGGATTTTCCAGTCGCACCCGGGCCGTCGCGTGGTGTTGGCGACCAACGTCGCCGAGACCTCGCTGACCGTGCCGGGCATCCGTTACGTGATCGACAGCGGCACCGCGCGCATCAGCCGTTACAGCTATCGCGCCAAGGTGCAGCGCCTGCCGATCGAGGCGATTTCCCAGGCCAGCGCCAATCAGCGAAAGGGTCGTTGCGGCCGGGTCGAGCCGGGTATCTGCATTCGCTTGTACAGCGAAGAAGATTTTAACGGGCGCCCGGAATTTACCGATCCGGAAATTCTGCGCACCAACCTTGCCGCCGTAATCCTGCAGATGCTGCATCTGCGCCTTGGCGAAATTACTGCATTCCCGTTTATCGAGCCGCCGGATGGCAAGGCGATCAGCGACGGTTTCAACCTGCTGCAAGAACTCTCGGCGGTTGACCGAAACAGCCAACTGACGCCGCTGGGCCGTCAGTTGGCGCGCTTGCCGGTCGATCCGCGCATGGGCCGCATGCTGCTTGAAGCGGCAAAACTTGGCAGCCTGCAAGAAGTGCTGATCGTCGCCAGTGCCATGTCGATCCAGGACCCGCGCGAGCGTCCGCCGGAGCGTCAGCAAGCCGCCGATCAGGCCCACGCGCAATGGAAAGACATCGATTCGGACTTCGCCGGTTTGGTTAATCTGTGGCGTGGTTTTGAGGAGCAGCGCCAGGCGTTGACCGCGAGTCCGCTACGCAACTGGTGCCGCAAGAATTTCCTCAACTATCTACGCTTGCGCGAATGGCGCGATTCCCACCGTCAGTTGAGCCTGATCTGCCGCGACATGCAGCTGAGCCTGAACAAAGAGCCGGCGGATTATCCGAAACTGCACAAAGCGGTGCTGGTTGGTCTGCTCAGCCAGATCGGTCAGAAAACCGAAGATGGCGATTACCTCGGCGCCCGTCAGCGCCGCTTCTGGATTCATCCATCGTCGGGCATCGGCAAGAAGCGCCCGCAATGGCTGATGACCGCCGAACTGGTGGAAACCACCAAGCTATACGCGCGCATGGTCGCGAAGATCGACGCCGACTGGATTGAGCCGCTGGCCGGGCACCTGATCAAGAAAAATCACTTCGAACCGCATTGGGAGAAGAAGCGCGGCCAAGTCGTGGCGTTTGAACAGATCACCCTGTTCGGGCTGATCGTGGTCGGCCGCCGGCCGGTGCATTACGGTCCGGTCGATCCCGTCGTTTCGCGTGAGCTGTTTATCCGTGAAGGTCTGGTGCGTGGCGAGATTCAGTCCAGAGCCAAGTGCCTGACGGCCAACCAGCAACTGCTGGAACAGCTCGACGAACTGGAAGCCAAGGCCCGTCGCCGCGACATTCTCGCTGACGAAGAAACCTTGTACGCGTTCTACGATGCGCGGCTGCCAGCGGAGATTCACCAGACCGCGACGTTCGACAGTTGGTATCGCATCAACAGTCAGAAAGATCCGCAGTTGTTGATCATGCGCGAAGAAGACGTGCTTGCTCGCGAGGCCAGTGAAGTCACCGCGCGCGATTACCCGGACACCCTGCACATCGGTGATCTGGAACTGGCGCTGACCTTTCACTTCGAACCCAATCACCCGCGCGACGGTGTGACCCTGCGTGTGCCGGCGCCGCTGCTGCCGATGTTGCCGCCAGAACGACTGGAGTGGCTGGTGCCGGGGCTGATCGAGGCCAAGTGCATCGCCCTCGTGCGCAACCTGCCGAAAGCGCTGCGCAAGAATTTTGTGCCGGTGCCGGACTTCATCAAGGCTGCCTTGCAGCGCATGACCTTTGCCGAAGGCTCGTTGCCGCAAGCGCTGGGCCGTGAGCTGTTGCGCATGACCGGCGCGCGGGTCAGCGATGAAGCGTGGGCGGAAGCTGAGCAAGGCGTTGAAGGACATCTGCGGATGAACCTGGAAATCGTCGACGGCCAGGGCAAGTTCCTCGGTGAGGGGCGCGATCTGGCCGAGCTGACCGCGCGGTTTGCCGAAGCCAGCCAGGCCGCGTTGGCCGTGCCGCAAACTGCGAAAAGCCAGCAGCCGGTCGAGGCCAAAGTCTTTGCGCCGGTGGCGGAAAAGACTCAACAGAAGATCGCCGGGCTGTCGATGACGGTGTATCCGGCGCTGGTCGAGGAGGGCGGTACGGTCAAGGAGGGGCGCTTCTCGACCCCGGCCGAAGCCGAATTCCAGCACCGTCGCGCCTTGCAGCGGTTGTTGATGCAGCAACTGGCAGAACCGGCGAAATTCCTGCGCAGCAAGTTGCCGGGGCAGACCGAGTTGGGCCTGCTCTATCGCGAACTGGGCCGGGTCGATGCGCTGGTCGAAGACATTCTGTTGGCCAGCCTCGACAGCTGCATTCTTGAGGGCGAAGACCCGCTGCCGCGTGATGGCGCCGGGTTGGCGGCATTGGCCGAGCGCAAACGCGGCAGCTGGACCGAGCATGCCGAACGGGTGGCGCGGCTGACGCTGGAGATCCTCAAGGTCTGGCACGGTCTGCAAAAGCGCTTCAAGGGCAAGATCGATCTGGCCCAGGCCGTGGCGTTGAACGACATCAAGCAGCAGATCAACAATCTGGTTTACCCGGGTTTTGTCCGCGAGACGCCGATGCAATGGCTCAAGGAACTGCCGCGTTACCTGAAAGCCGTCGAGCAGCGTTTCGAGAAACTCGGTGCGCAGGTGCAGAAGGATCGCGTCTGGAGCGGCGAACTCGCCGGCTTCTGGGCGCAATACCAGACCCGCGCGGCGAAACATGCGCAGGAAGGCAAACGCGATCCGCAGCTTGAGTTGTATCGCTGGTGGCTGGAGGAATACCGGGTGTCGCTTTTCGCCCAGCAGTTGGGCACCAAGGTGCCGATTTCCGACAAGCGCCTGAGCAAGCAGTGGAGCCAGGTAGAACCCTGA
- a CDS encoding beta-ketoacyl-ACP synthase III: MHNVVISGTGLYTPANSISNEELVQSFNTYVAQFNADNAEAIASGEVQALTESSAAFIEKASGIKSRFVMDKDGILDPQRMAPRLPERSNDEWSVLCQMAIGAAEQALQRAGKTAADIDGVIVACSNLQRAYPAIAIEVQEALGIQGFGFDMNVACSSATFGIQAAANSVQLGQARAILMVNPEVCTGHLNFRDRDSHFIFGDAATAVIIERADTATSKHQFDVVSTKLLTKFSNNIRNNFGFLNRAAEEGIGARDKLFVQEGRKVFKDVCPMVAELIGEHLQENQLNVGDVKRFWLHQANLSMNHLIVRKLLGREATEEEAPVILDTYANTSSAGSVIAFHKYQDDLASGSLAVLSSFGAGYSIGSVILRKR, from the coding sequence ATGCATAACGTCGTCATCAGCGGCACCGGCCTGTACACCCCGGCCAACAGCATCTCCAACGAAGAGCTGGTGCAGTCTTTCAATACCTACGTCGCCCAGTTCAACGCCGACAACGCCGAGGCCATTGCCAGCGGCGAAGTCCAGGCACTGACCGAATCCAGCGCCGCGTTCATCGAAAAAGCCTCGGGCATCAAGAGCCGCTTTGTCATGGACAAGGACGGCATCCTTGATCCACAACGCATGGCCCCGCGCCTGCCGGAGCGCTCCAACGACGAATGGTCGGTGCTGTGCCAGATGGCCATCGGCGCTGCCGAACAAGCCTTGCAGCGCGCCGGTAAAACCGCCGCTGATATCGACGGCGTGATCGTTGCCTGCTCCAACCTGCAACGTGCTTACCCGGCCATCGCCATCGAAGTCCAGGAAGCGCTGGGCATTCAGGGCTTCGGTTTCGACATGAACGTGGCCTGCTCTTCGGCAACCTTCGGCATTCAGGCCGCCGCCAACAGCGTGCAACTGGGCCAGGCCCGGGCGATCCTGATGGTCAACCCGGAAGTCTGCACCGGTCACCTGAACTTCCGTGACCGCGACAGCCACTTCATCTTCGGCGACGCCGCCACTGCGGTGATCATCGAACGTGCTGACACCGCGACGTCCAAGCACCAGTTCGACGTGGTCAGCACCAAGCTGCTGACCAAGTTCTCCAACAACATCCGCAACAACTTCGGCTTCCTCAACCGCGCAGCGGAAGAGGGCATCGGTGCCCGCGACAAGCTGTTCGTGCAGGAAGGCCGCAAGGTGTTTAAGGATGTCTGCCCGATGGTTGCCGAACTGATCGGCGAGCATCTGCAAGAGAACCAGCTCAACGTCGGCGATGTGAAACGCTTCTGGCTGCACCAGGCCAACCTGAGCATGAATCACCTGATCGTGCGCAAGCTGCTGGGTCGCGAAGCCACCGAAGAAGAAGCCCCGGTGATTCTCGACACCTACGCCAACACCAGCTCGGCGGGTTCGGTGATTGCTTTCCACAAGTATCAGGATGATCTGGCGAGCGGTTCGCTGGCGGTGCTGAGTTCGTTCGGCGCGGGTTATTCGATCGGCAGCGTGATTCTGCGCAAGCGTTGA
- a CDS encoding RNA polymerase sigma factor, whose translation MAADDTQLLARLLAGEQQAFKELVTTYQSAMRAVAYAIVGQRHVEEVVQDAWLSVVRHIAGFEGRSSLKTWLLTITANSAKSRYKQNRREVLMDDLPSPHGTIDDDRFSPGDGHWLVAPFAWHQDTPEALLTESELRDCLEHTLLNLSELQSSVLLLRERQGLELEEICNLLEISLSNVRVLLHRARLKVFATVEHFEETGEC comes from the coding sequence ATGGCGGCTGACGACACCCAACTGCTTGCGCGCCTGCTGGCAGGTGAGCAACAGGCTTTCAAGGAACTGGTGACGACGTATCAGAGCGCCATGCGCGCCGTGGCGTATGCCATTGTCGGCCAGCGTCATGTCGAAGAAGTGGTGCAGGACGCCTGGCTGTCGGTGGTTCGCCACATCGCCGGTTTCGAAGGTCGCTCCAGTCTCAAGACCTGGCTGTTGACCATCACGGCCAACTCAGCCAAAAGTCGTTATAAACAAAATCGCCGGGAAGTGTTGATGGATGATTTGCCATCGCCCCACGGCACGATCGACGACGATCGCTTTTCTCCCGGTGACGGCCATTGGCTGGTCGCCCCGTTCGCCTGGCACCAGGACACACCGGAAGCGCTGCTGACCGAGAGCGAATTGCGCGACTGTCTGGAGCACACCTTGTTGAATCTGTCGGAATTGCAAAGCAGCGTTTTGCTGTTGCGTGAGCGCCAGGGGCTGGAGCTGGAAGAGATCTGTAATCTTCTGGAGATCTCGCTCTCCAATGTCCGTGTGCTGCTGCATCGTGCGCGGCTGAAAGTCTTCGCGACCGTGGAGCATTTTGAGGAGACCGGGGAATGCTGA
- a CDS encoding zf-HC2 domain-containing protein has translation MLTCKEQVARSSDYLDGQLSFREKLMVRHHLMFCPNCRRFIRQMRLMQATLKAMPEKPEEGVDALAERLAEQRRKDSPL, from the coding sequence ATGCTGACCTGCAAGGAACAAGTGGCGCGCTCCAGCGATTATCTCGATGGCCAATTGAGCTTTCGCGAAAAGCTGATGGTGCGTCATCACCTGATGTTCTGCCCGAACTGTCGGCGTTTCATTCGTCAGATGCGTTTGATGCAAGCGACCTTGAAGGCGATGCCGGAGAAACCGGAGGAGGGGGTGGATGCGTTGGCTGAACGCCTGGCCGAGCAACGACGCAAAGACAGTCCCCTGTAG
- a CDS encoding putative porin yields MRLASTKTAAALCGGLLLAMSVPASAAVDAKLLDMLKANGSISQAQYIELQTELAKDQKAQQIAQQAQQETNEQVAAVAKKSTEQSAFDQKLAWAAKTQFKGDVRIRQETIKIDGEPNNGGRDKDRQRIRARLGAYTEINPQVDTGIRIATGGGDDARSTNQDQDNYFDKKQIWLDLGYIDYHPDQIKNLHIIGGKMLQPWVSMGDVIWDSDINPEGLAVTYKYPLGGSAELFGSLGNYNLKDNVDGDGVQFRHDLRLTAGQLGSRFNITDNLKVTVGGSVYAYQNDEDSRCTGTSTPCALAVNGNSANNEFRLYEGFSQVDIGGLPMPLSFYGQYVKNNDAVTDQDTAWLLGAKSKVFGLNLDYNYRDVQRNAVVGAFTDSDFANGTTDSRGHKFKVGYDIDKNFAIGATYFLTKADFASRTQRDADANTLQLDAEAKF; encoded by the coding sequence ATGCGTCTTGCTTCCACGAAAACTGCGGCGGCCCTGTGTGGCGGCCTGTTGCTGGCCATGAGTGTTCCGGCCAGTGCCGCAGTCGACGCCAAACTGCTCGACATGCTCAAGGCTAACGGTTCCATTTCCCAGGCGCAGTACATCGAACTGCAAACTGAACTGGCCAAGGATCAGAAGGCTCAGCAAATCGCGCAGCAGGCGCAGCAAGAGACCAACGAACAAGTCGCGGCTGTCGCGAAGAAGAGCACCGAACAAAGCGCTTTCGACCAGAAACTGGCCTGGGCCGCGAAGACCCAGTTCAAGGGCGACGTACGTATTCGTCAGGAAACCATCAAGATCGACGGCGAGCCGAACAACGGCGGCCGCGACAAGGATCGTCAGCGTATCCGTGCCCGTCTGGGTGCCTACACCGAGATCAACCCGCAGGTCGACACTGGCATTCGTATCGCCACCGGCGGCGGCGACGATGCCCGTTCCACCAACCAGGACCAGGACAACTACTTCGACAAGAAGCAGATCTGGCTTGACCTCGGCTACATCGACTACCACCCCGATCAAATCAAGAATCTGCACATCATCGGCGGCAAGATGCTGCAGCCGTGGGTCAGCATGGGCGACGTGATCTGGGACAGCGACATCAACCCGGAAGGTCTGGCCGTCACCTACAAATACCCGTTGGGCGGCAGCGCCGAACTGTTCGGCAGCCTGGGTAACTACAACCTCAAAGACAACGTCGACGGCGATGGCGTGCAATTCCGTCACGACTTGCGTCTGACCGCTGGCCAGTTGGGTAGCCGCTTCAACATCACCGACAACCTGAAAGTAACCGTGGGCGGCAGCGTCTACGCCTACCAGAATGACGAAGACAGCCGTTGCACCGGTACTTCCACGCCGTGCGCACTGGCGGTCAACGGCAACTCGGCCAACAACGAATTCCGTCTGTATGAAGGGTTCAGCCAGGTCGACATCGGCGGTCTGCCGATGCCACTGTCGTTCTACGGTCAGTACGTGAAGAACAACGATGCCGTGACCGATCAGGACACCGCATGGCTGTTGGGTGCCAAGTCGAAAGTCTTCGGCCTGAACCTCGATTACAACTATCGTGACGTGCAGCGCAACGCCGTGGTCGGCGCCTTCACCGACTCCGACTTCGCCAACGGCACCACCGATTCCCGTGGCCACAAGTTCAAGGTCGGTTACGACATCGACAAGAACTTCGCCATTGGCGCTACGTACTTCCTGACCAAGGCCGATTTCGCCAGCCGTACTCAGCGTGATGCTGACGCCAACACCCTGCAGCTGGACGCGGAAGCCAAGTTCTAA